The sequence below is a genomic window from Betaproteobacteria bacterium.
CGCTCCGCGAGTGTGGATTACCTGGCGACGATCCGACCCTGAGCAGTCTCCGGGTGGAATTCGTCGAAAAACTTGTAGCTGCCGGGCTTCATGGGCGCGAAGACCAGCTTGCGGGTGACGCCGGGCGCCAGCACCGTTTCCTTCCTGAGTTCGAGGCTCTCGAATTCCGTGGCGCCCGGACCCTCGTTCCTGATTTCCAGGCGGAACTTGGTGTTGGCCGGCACTTCCAGGCTTGCCGGAAAGAGGCGGCCGTCTTTCATGACCAGCAGAAAGGTCGGCATGTCGTCGGCCAGGGCTGCGGTCGACACCACGAAGGCACCGAGCAGCACGGAAAGGAGAGCGTGTTTCACGGGATTGCCTCAATAGGCGATCGTGGCGCGCAGACCAAGCACCTTGACGCTCTTGGCGTCCGGGTTGGCGCCGGGGCGGCCGATCCACTGGAAGTCCGGGCTGATCTCGAACTGCGGCGAAATGCGGTAGCGGTAATAGACTTCCGCCACCTTTTCGGCGCCGGAGGGGGTGAAGGTGAAGTCGGCCACGCCGTCGCCATCGATATCGCCGCTGCCGCCGAGCTTCTGGTAGGCGCTGCTCGCCTTCAGCCAGCTGCCGCCGAAGCCGATGGCGTCGCCGCCGCGGCCCCAGTAGTTGCCGCTGACTTCGGCACCGAGCGCCAGGGCCTTCTTGAAGGGCAGTTCGCCATCGACCAGTTGACCGTAACGGCCGAACAGCTTGATTCCGTCACCCACCTGCTGGTCGATGGAAATTCCCACGCCGGAATGTTTGGCGGTATTGCCGTCGACATCGTCGGCCTTGCTGCGGGTCCAGGCGTAAGCGCGGTAGTTGCCGGCCAGGCCGCCGAAACTGCGCACCTTCTTTTCGGCCTGGGCGATGAGCAGTGGCCTGGCGAGGCTCTTCTGGTAACTGGCGCCTCGCTCGCCGGCGCCGAAGACGCCCAGCGACAGGCGCCAGGGCTCGGCTCCGTCGCGCACATTCACGTAGGAGGCGATGAAACCCGGCTGGAAGCCGTTGGCGTCGACGGCCACTTCGCCGCCGGCGTCGAGCAGCGGGTTATGGACGAAGGCGGAATTGAGGAACTGCACCGACTCGTCGCCGGCAGCCTCGTTCTGGTCGAAGAAGCCGAAGATGTCGATCTTGCCGAAGGTCAGCTCCAGGGTCTCCCGCGAGTAGGGGCGAAAGCCGCCGAAGGGCAGGGGAATCGCCGCCTGGTACCAGGCCTGGCCGAGGATGGCTACCGAGTCGTCGGGGTTGGCGCCGCTGGCCCGGAAAGCCACCGAGTTGGGGGCGCTGGCGAAGTGGCCGAGGTTGCCGAAGGCGACGTTCAGGCCCTGGCCCTGGCCGATGCGGACATGGGCGAAGACCTTCTGGTCGATGTCGCCGATGGGCTCCAGAGGCAACTCCACCGTCACGTCGGCCCGGTAGTTGAGCTGGCTGCCGCCGTCGGTGGTGCCTTTCGGCAGGCCGGAAGCATGCTGGGCAACGGTGGTAAGCGCGGCGCCGACCTGGATGCCGTCGAACTTCTCGGCGATTTTCGACGCCTTCTTCATGTCCAGAGCGTCCTTCTCGACGGCCTTCAGGCGGGCGGTGATCTCCGGTTCGTATTGCGAGATGCGGTCGCTGTCCAGGCCCTGGGCGACCTTCTCGTTCTCGGCCTTGAGGGACTTCACTTCCTTTTCCAGTTCCGCGTTCCTCGCTTCCAGCTTGTCCAGGCGGGCGACCAGTTTTTCCAGCAGGGCGGCGTCCGGGGCCGCCAGGGCGGGCGCGGCCAGCCCGGCCGCCACCAGGGCAGCCGTCAGGGTGACGAGACGCATGATCAATAGCCGCCTTTTTTGCCGATGCCGACGTAGGTGAATTCGTACTCGACTTCGAAGGGCTTGAACCAGGGGCGCACGCCGGTGGCGCGGTCGGTGTGGCGGCCGAAGTGGGCGTGCTTGTTCTCGGAGGGCGGCAGGATGGTGTATTTCACCTTGTACTTGCCGGGGCCGGCGAGCTTGATGTTCTCGCCGTAGTGGGGGCCGTCGTTGGCCACCATGGGCATGAAGTCGCCAGCCACCTTGTAGTCGCCGCCGATCTTGGAAACCTCGTACTTGACCAGCAGGTAAGGAATCCAGGCGCCTTCCTCGAAACCGTTGGGGTTGTTGGCCAGCGCGTGGATGTCGGCCTCGATGTGGATGTCGGATTCCGATACCTTCTTCATCATGCCCTCGGGCTCCATCTCGACGGGCTGCAGGTAGACGGCGGCGATTTCCATGCCCGCCTTTTGCTGGGGCACGCCGATGGGGTATTCGAGGGCGAGGGCCGGGGTGGCCAGGGTGGCGGAGAGCGCGAGGCCTGAGATGGTTTTCCTGAGGGACAGCATGAGATGAACTCCGGGGTTCCTCTGGCTGGCTTGCACGGCGGCTGGCTGGCTTGAGCGGGTTGATTGCGGGTCGAGTGGTGCGGGGGGCTATTTGCGGTCTTCGCCGGGCTGGGTGACGAAGCCGATCTTGCCCAGGCCGGCCCGGCGCGCGGCGCTCATGGTTTCGGCGACACGCTCGTAGCGGGTGGCCCGGTCGGCCTTGAGATGCAGTTCGGCGTTGGCGTCGCTGGCCACGGCGTCGCGGAAGCGGGCTTCCAGGTCCGCGGCATCCACGGCCTCGCTGCCTACGAAGACCCGGTTGTCGGCGTCGATGAAGACTTGCAGGGTCATCGGCTTTTCCGGCGTCGGGGTGCTGGAGGCCCGGGGCAGGTCCACCTTGACCGAATGGGTCATCAGGGGGGCGGTGATGATGAAGATGATGAGCAGCACCAGCATCACGTCTACCAGCGGCGTGGTGTTGATTTCTGTCATGGGGGCGGTGTTGGCCCCCGGGGTCAGGTGTCCCATGGCCATTTACGCGGCCTCCGCGGCGGCGCGGGCGCGCATGGGGTGGATCTGGGCGCTGTTGGCGGCGAAGGGCTTGCCGACGGTGAAGAAGGCGTGCAGGTCGTGGGCGAAGGCGTCGAGGTCGGTGAGCAGCACCCGGTTGGACCGGGTGAAGGCGTTGTAGGCGAAGACCGCAGGCAGCGCCACGCCGAGGCCGGCGGCGGTCATGATGAGGGCCTCGCCCACGGGGCCGGCCACCTTTTCCAGGGCCGCCTGGCCGGAGAGCCCGATGGCCACCAGGGCGTGGTAGATGCCCCAGACGGTGCCGAAGAGACCGACGAAGGGCGCCGTGGCCCCCGTGGTGGCCAGCAGCGTGAGGCCGTTTTCCATCTCCGCCTGGGTGCAGGAAAGCTGCTGGCGCAGCGCCCGTTCCATTTGCTCAGCGGGGTCGAAGCGGGAGGCCAGGCGGCCGACGGCGCTTTCGCAGTCGTTGTTGCAGCAATTGGCCTGCACGGCAAGCTGGGCGTAGGGACTGTCGGCGCCGCCCGCACGCAGGCGCTCGATGCCTTCGGCGACGCGGGTGGCGGACCAGAAGCCGGCCACATTGCGGGCGGACCGGCGCAGGCGCCACCAGTCCCAGGCCTTGGCCAGGATCAGATACCAGCTGGCCACCGACATCAGCACCAGAATGACGGCGACGGTGTGTGAAACGGCGTCGCCGCTGGCCCACAGGTGGGCCAGGCCGAAGGAGTTTTCCTGCATGTCAATGCTCCAGTTTGAAAAGGATGGGAACCAGAACCCAGCTCTGCACCGCGGTTTCGCCGCGGCGGGCGGGGACGAAGCGCCACTGGCGCACGGTGCCGGCCGCAGCTTCGTCGAGGCGGGGGCTGCCGGAGGAGGTCTTGATTTCGACCGTCTCGGCGGCGCCACCGGGCGATACGAGGACGCGCAGGACGACCTTGCCTTGTTCGCCCAGGCGGCGGGATAGCGGCGGGTAGGGCGGGGCCGGATTCCTCAGGTAGTCCGCGTCGAAACGGGGCTGGATGATGGCTTCCTGGAGCGGCGCCGGAGCTGGCGCGGGCAGGGCCGGCGGGGTCGGTGCCACCATCGGGGCTGTGGGGGCCGGCGCCTCGCTGGTGGTGGTTTCCAGGATCGGGGCGATCTTCTTCGGCTGGATCTTCAGGGGAACCGGCTTGGGGGCGACGACGGGTAATGGCTTGGGCTGTACCGGCTGCTCGACTGGCTGCAGGAGGTCGACCACCAGGGGCAGCTCCATGATCTGGGGGGCGATGGTGCGGGCGGCGGCGACGAGCAGCAGGAGCGCCACATGGGCGCCGACGACGGTGGCGAGCAGGCCGCTGCGGCGCAGGGGCGAGGGATGGGAGAGGGCGTAGGACATCGCGGCGGGCGGTGCGGCGGGCGTTTGGCGGGCAGGTTGGGGGGGCAGCTACTTGGTCAGAATCAGCTTGTTTTCCCGGGTGATGCGCAGCAGATAGCGCTGGCCGGCGTGCTCGATTTCGACCGCTTGATGATCGCCAAACAGGGCCCTGCTGGGGATGGGGTCCGGAGAACGGCCGCTATCGGGGACGGCTGTCGAGGCCCATGCGAGCGACGGCGGGGGGCGCTGAGAATTCATGGAATGCGAACGAAAATGAGAACGGTTCGCATTGTAATTATTATTGAGAGTGCGTGTCAATATGTCTGCGGCCCTTGCTTTGCCGTTCGGGGCAACCCCGACCTTGTTTGGCGCAGTGGCTCACCGCAGCGCTGGAGGGCAGCGCTATAATCGCCGCTTTCACAACAACCCGAAGAGATCGTCATGTCCCTCAACAACGTACCCTCCGGCAAGTCCCTCCCCAACGATTTCAACGTCGTCATCGAAATCTCCGCCCACGCTGATCCCATCAAATACGAAGTCGACAAGGAAAGCGGCGCCATCTTCGTCGATCGCTTCATGGGCACGGCCATGCACTATCCCTGCAACTACGGCTACATCCCCCATACCATTGCGGGCGACGGCGATCCGGTGGATGTGCTGGTGGTGACCCAGTTCCCGCTGCCCCCCGGTGTGGTGGTGCGTTGCCGCCCCATCGGCATGCTGGCCATGACCGACGAGGCCGGTGCCGATGCCAAGCTGCTCGCCGTGCCGGTGGACAAGCTCACCCCCATGTATCGCAGCGTGCAGACCCACGCCGACATCCCCACCATCGTCCTCGACCAGATCGCCCACTTCTTTGCCCACTACAAGGATCTGGAGCCGGGCAAGTTCGTCAAGGTCACGGGCTGGTGCGGCCCCGAGGAAGCCAAGAAGGAAATCATGGAAGGCGTCGCCCGCTACAACGACGCCAAGGAAAAGCCCGCCTATTGAGCGGTTCCTGATGTTGAAGATCGCCGTCGCCCAGTTCAATGCCGTCGTCGGCGATCTCGCGGGAAATGCAGCCCGGATTGCCGCCTGGGCGGTAGAGGCGCGGGCCGCGGGGGCTCAGGTTCTTCTGACCCCCGAACTGGCGCTCAGCGGCTATCCCCCCGAGGATTTGCTCCTGCGCCCCGATTTCTACCGGGCCGCAGCGGCGGCGCTCGAAGACCTGGCCCGGCAAGCCGTCGGAATCACCCTGGTGGTGGGCTTCCCCGAGGAGGCGGACGATGGTCGGCGCTTCAACGCCGCGGCCGTGCTGGCCGATGGCCGGCGTGTCGCCACCTACCGCAAGCAGCGCCTGCCCAATTACGAAGTCTTCGACGAGAAGCGCTATTTCGAGCCGGGGAGTGAAGCCTGCGTCGTCTCCATCGGCGGGGTCGCCTGCGGCATCAACATCTGTGCCGATATCTGGGAGCCGGGGTCGGCCGAGCTTGCCCGGCAGGCTGGGGCGGAACTGTTGCTGGTCCTCAACGCCTCGCCGCTGCACCTGGAAAAACAGGCTTTGCGGACGGAAATCCTCGCCCAGCGGGTGAGGGCGACAGGTCTCGCCGCAGTTTACGCCAATCTGGTGGGCGGCCAAGACGAACTGGTCTTCGACGGCGCTTCCTTTGCCCTGGACGCCGACGGTCGCCTGGCGATGAGCCTGCCGCAGTTCGAGGAAGTCCTGGGCCTGGTCGAATTTTCCGCCGGTCGCCTGAGCTCCGCCCAGCGGGCGTCTGCTCTTGCGGTGGAGGCGGAAGCCTACGGTGCCCTGGTTCTCGGGGTACGCGACTACATCGGCAAGAACGGCTTTCCGGGCGCGATCATCGGCCTCTCGGGGGGGATCGATTCGGCCCTGACCCTGTGCGTGGCCGTCGATGCCCTGGGGGCCGACCGGGTGCGGGCGGTGATGATGCCCTCGCCCTACACGGCGGACATGAGCCTGGACGACAGTCGGGCCATGGTGCGTACCCTGGGGGTGCGCTACGACGAGATTCCCATCGCGAGCGCCATGGCAACCTTCGACGCCCTGCTGGCGCCGGAATTTGCCGGCCTCCCCCCGGACACGACGGAGGAAAACCTCCAGGCTCGCATCCGGGGCATGATCCTCATGGCGCTTTCCAACAAGACCGGGGCGCTGGTCCTGACCACGGGCAACAAGTCGGAAATGGCCGTCGGCTACGCGACGCTGTACGGCGACATGGCCGGGGGGTTTGCGGTCATCAAGGATGTGTTCAAAACCATGGTGTATCGCATTTCCCGCTATCGCAACGGGATTTCGCCGGTGATCCCGGACAACATTCTGGTGCGTCCGCCCTCCGCCGAATTGCGGCCGAACCAGACCGACCAGGATTCCCTGCCTCCCTACGAAATCCTCGACGCCATCGTCGCCGCCTACATGGAAGAAGACCGTTCGCCGCGGGAGATCGTGGCGGCAGGCCTACCTAAAGAAGCCGTGCACCGCGTGGTGCGACTGCTGCGCATTGCCGAGTACAAGCGCCGACAGGCGCCGGTGGGAATTCGCATCACGCCCCGTGGCTTCGGCAAGGATTGGCGTTATCCTATTACCAATCGCTATCGCGATGAATTGTGAACCCTGTGAGACGAGACATCCATGAAGAAGATCGAAGCCATCATCAAACCGTTCAAGCTGGATGAGGTCCGCGAGGCCCTGTCCGAAGTCGGCGTCACCGGCCTGACCGTGACCGAGGTCAAGGGTTTCGGGCGCCAGAAGGGGCATACCGAACTCTATCGCGGTGCTGAATACGTCGTCGATTTCCTGCCCAAGATCAAGATCGAGATCGTGGTTGCAGGGGACCGTGCCGAGCAGGCCATCGAAGCGATCATCAAGGCCGCCCGCACCGGAAAGATCGGCGACGGGAAAATTTTCGTCATGCCGGTCGAACAAGTCGTGCGCATCCGTACCGGCGAGACTGACGAAGCGGCCATCTGACCTCAGGGAGGTGAATCATGGGTGGTATTGCTGATCCCGCCTTGCGGGCCAGACTCCTGGAATTCCTCGATGGCGACGAAGCCGCCTACCCCAGGCTTCTGGAACAACAGTTTCCACGCATCGCCGCCAAGGTGGTCGAGTTGTGGGGTACGGCCGAGCTCGATCATTACCTTGAGGGTCTGATGGTTTCCGATCGGCCTGACCGCCAGGGCTTTCCACCCGATGTGGCGATGGAAATCTTCCGCCTGTCCATGGTGCACGGCGCCCTGGGGCTGAGTTCAAAAATCAGCGGTACGGGCTGGGCCGGTATCGACGATGGCGAGCTCTACCGCAAGAGCATGAACCGCGGTTAGTCCGAGATTTGCGGCGCCCGCGGGGGCGGACGGCGAACTGGCGCTCAGCGCCGCGAATGCAACAGCACCAGCAAAGCGCCTTCACCCCCGTCCCGGGGTGCCGCCTGGCAGTAGGCGAGGACTTCAACCTTCTGCATCAGCCAGCCCCGGGTCAGGCGGCGCAGGATGGACTGCCGCCCCGGCGATCCGAACCCCTTGCCGTGAATGACCCGCAGGCAGCGCAGCCCCCTGCGACTTGCGTCGGCGATGGCGCTGGACAGAAAATGCCGCGCCTCGTCCCGGTTGAGGCCATGCAGGTCGATCTCGGCCTGAACGACCCAGCGCCCCCGGCGCAAATCACGCAGCGTCGAGGTCGCGATTCCCGGCCGCAGGTAGTGGGGTTCGTCGCCGCCTTCCAGCCTGTCCTGGAGGCCGATAGGGCCATGCAGTGTCTCGCACAGCGCAGCCCGCTCGTCGGCTTGCGATTGAACGGGGCGGGGCGGCGGCGGATTCAGGGTGCCCAGGCACACCCGGTTCGCTGGGGGAAGAGGGGTGGCGTCGGCCACGGCGGCGTGGAAGGCCGCGAGGTCGTCCGCGTCGGGCGGCGGCGAGACATAGGGCTTTCTCCCCATGGTCCTGGGACGATCGGAGCCGCGTCGCCCGTGGGATTTCCGTACGTCGCCGCTTCAGGCCAGGCCGAGCTGGTCCAGATAGCGCTCGGCGTCCAGGGCGGCCATGCACCCGGTTCCCGCCGAGGTGCAAGCCTGACGGTAAATGTGGTCTTGCACATCGCCGGCGGCAAACACGCCGCTTATGCTGGTCAGGGTGGCATTGCCCTCGCGGCCGCCGCGAGTGACGATGTAGCCGCCCTCCATTTCCAGCTGGCCTGTGAAGAGGTCGGTGTTGGGTTTGTGGCCGATGGCGATGAAGACACCATCCACCTTGATTTCCCTGGTGCTTGCGTCGGCGGTGGCCTTGACCCGCAGACCGGTGACGCCGGAGGCATCGCCCAGGACCTCGTCCAGGGTGCTGTTCCACAGGATGGTGACCTTGCCGGCCTTTTCCTTTTCGAACAGCTTGTCCTGGAGGATTTTCTCGGAGCGGAATTTGTCGCGGCGGTGGATGACCGTGACGTGGCTGGCGATATTGGCCAGATAGAGCGCTTCCTCGACTGCGGTGTTGCCACCCCCAACCACGGCGACGGGCTTGTTGCGGTAGAAGAAGCCATCGCAGGTGGCGCAGGCGGAGACCCCGCGCCCGGCGAACTTCTCCTCCGAAGGCAGGCCGAGGTACTGGGCTGAAGCGCCGGTGGCGATGATGAGGGCGTCGCAGGTATAGGTGCCGGAGTCCCCGACGAGCGTGAAGGGTTTTTCGCCGAGGCGGGCGGTGTGGATGTGGTCGAAGATGATTTCGGTGTCGAAGCGCCGCGCATGCTTTTCGAAGCGCGCCATGAGATCCGGGCCCATGACTCCGTCGGCGTCGGCGGGCCAATTATCGACCTCGGTGGTGGTCATCAGCTGACCGCCCTGGGCCAGGCCGGTGACCAGGACGGGTTTGAGGTTGGCGCGGGCGGCGTAGACTGCAGCGGTGTAGCCGGCGGGGCCGGAACCCAGGATCAGGAGCCGGCAGTGGCGGGGGGCATTGGACATGACAGGCCTTCGTGGTGTTGGATGGCCGGATTATAAGCGGGGGGGCCGGCAAAGTTTTTTCGCCTTACCCTAGTCCTTTTGGGAAAGAAGATTATAATTGCCCGATAACTCCATGACACAAAAGTGAAACTATGGTACAGGCCGCTCACGCCCTCAGCTTGGTTGTCCTTCGTAACGTGCCGCTCTTTGCGGGTCTGGACGAAAGCGAACTTGAACGTCTTTCCCGGGTCTGCGGACGCAAGCGGGCCGAGCGCGGCGAATTCGTCGTCCGCTCGGGGGACACCACCGATTGCCTATACATCATGCTTACCGGCCGGGCCAAGGTGACCAACAGTGACGAAGAGGGCCGGGAAATCATTCTCGCCATGCTGGGGCACGGGGAGTCCTTCGGAGAAATGGGTCTGATCGACGGCAGTCCCCGGTCGGCGGATGTGGTGGCCCTGGAGGCCAGCGAACTCCTGGTGCTGGGCAAGGAGGAGTTCCAGCGCTGCATGCGCGACAATTTCCAGGTGGCCCTGAAACTCATGCAGATCCTGGTCCGCCGCCTGCGGGAGGCCGACCGCAAGATCGAGAGTCTCGCCCTGCTCGATGTCTATGGCCGGGTGGCGCGCCTGCTGCTCGAAATGTCGGAACTCGACGAAGGCAAGCGGGTGGTGAAGCGCAAGATTTCCAAGCAGGACATGGCTCGCATGATCGGGGCCTCCCGGGAAATGGTCAGCAAGGTGGTCCGGGATCTCGAATTGAGCGGCTATATCACCTACGAGAGTGACCGTATCGTCATCACCGGAGAGTAGGGTGGCCGCCGGACGTCTGGCGGAGCGGGCGCCCAGTCCCCTGCCCGAAAAGATCGGCGGGCTGCTTCAGGAAACCCGCTGGCTGGCCCTGGGTGCCGTGGCCCTGTTTCTTTCGCTCGCCCTGTGGGGATTTGCCAAGGACGATCCGGGCTGGTCCCACGCCGTCGTTTCCGCTTCCCTGCACAATCCCACGGGTCGCTTCGGCGCTTGGGTGGCCGATCTCCTCCTCTACGTCTTCGGGCTTTCCGCGTGGTGGTGGGTGGCGCTGATGCTGATGTGCGTGCGCTGGGGGGTGCAGCGCCTGAGCGCCTCGGCCGGGGAGCCGGACCGCCGTCCGCTCTACCTCGCCCTGGCGGGTTTCCTCGCTCTGCTTGTCTCCAGTTCCAGCCTGGAAGCGATTCGCTTCCACTCCTTGCGGGCGGAACTTCCCCTTGCTCCCGGCGGGCTGCTGGGGCTGGAATTCGGCCAGTGGCTTGCAGCGGCTTTCGGCTACACGGGGGCGACCCTGCTCCTCCTGGTGGCTGCTGCCGCAGGGTGGGCCCTGTTTTCTGGCATGTCCTGGCTCGCGGCCTGCGAGGGTCTCGGTTTGGCCTTGGAGAAGATCACAGGGGGCGTCTATGGCTTGTTCGACCGCTGGCGTGATCGCCGTATTGGCCGCGAGACCGCCCAGCAGCGCGAGGAAAGTGTCGAGGTGGAGAAGCGACGGGTCGAACTGCACGAGCCCATCATCATTGAACCGTCGCCCCCCGAGGTGCCGATTTCCAGGAAGGCCGAGAAGCGTATCGAGCGGGAAAAGCAGGTCTCTCTCTTCCCCGAGGCGATGATTGGTGGCCGCCTGCCTCCTCTGCATCTCCTCGATCCGGCGCCGCCGGCCACCGAGACGGTCAGTGCCGAAACCCTGGAATTCACCTCCCGCCTGATCGAGCGCAAGCTGGCCGATTTCGGGGTACAGGTCAAGGTTTTGGCCGCCCTGCCGGGGCCGGTCATCACGCGCTACGAAATCGAGCCTGCCGTGGGCGTCAAGGGGGCCCAGATCGTCAATCTGGGCCGGGATCTGGCGCGGGCCCTGGCCCTGGTGTCGGTCCGGGTGGTCGAGACGGTGCCCGGCAAGTCCTGCATGGCACTGGAACTGCCCAATCCCCGGCGTCAGACGGTGCGCTTGTCGGAGATCATCGCCAGCCGACCCTACAACGACATGGTCAGCCCGCTTACGGTGAGCCTGGGCAAGGATATCGGCGGATTGCCCGTGGTGGCCGATCTGGCCAAGACCCCCCACCTGCTGGTCGCCGGCACCACGGGTTCCGGCAAGTCGGTGGGCATCAACGCCATGATTCTTTCCCTGGTTTACAAGGCCGAGCCGGAAAACGTCCGCCTGATTCTGGTGGATCCGAAGATGCTCGAGCTCTCGGTCTACGAGGGGATTCCTCACCTGCTCGCTCCGGTGGTCACCGACATGAAGCAGGCCGCCAACGCGCTGAACTGGTGCGTGGGGGAAATGGAACGCCGCTACAAGCTGATGTCCGCCCTGGGGGTGCGGAATCTTTCCGGTTACAACGCCAAGGTGCGCGACGCCGAGAAGCGTGGCGAACACCTGCCCAATCCCCTGACGCTCACTCCGGAAACGCCCGAACCCCTGACCCACATGCCGTATCTGGTGGTGGTGATCGACGAACTCGCCGATTTGATGATGGTGGTCGGAAAAAAGGTCGAGGAACTGATTGCGCGTCTGGCGCAGAAAGCCCGCGCTGCGGGGATTCATCTTGTCCTCGCAACCCAGCGCCCGAGCGTTGATGTCATCACCGGCCTCATCAAGGCTAATATTCCGACGCGTATGTCCTTCCAGGTTTCCAGCAAGATCGATTCCCGCACCATCCTCGACCAGATGGGCGCCGAATCCCTTCTCGGCCAGGGCGACATGCTCTACCTGGCGCCGGGGACAGGCTACCCGACCCGGGTCCACGGGGCGTTCGTTTCCGACGACGAAGTGCATCGGGTGGTCGAGCATCTCAAGTCCCTCGGTGCGCCGGAGTACGTGGCGGAGGTTCTTGTCGGCAGCGGCGAGGATGACGAAGCTGCGGGCGAGGGCGGTGACGGCACTGGGGACGCGGAGAACGACCCGCTCTACGATCAGGCCGTGGAGGTGGTGCTCAAGAACCGCCGCGCGTCGATTTCCCTGGTGCAGCGCCACTTGCGCATCGGCTACAACCGGTCGGCCAGGCTCATCGAGGCCATGGAGCGATCCGGCCTCGTGTCGGCCATGGACGGACGGGGCGGCCGCGAGGTTCTGGCACGGAAAGAATCCGAGTGAAGCGGGGTCTCGCGGCGCTGGCCCTCCTGCTGGCTTCCGCCGCCGCGGGTGCTGCGGCCCTGGATCAACTGGACCGCTTTCTTGAGACGACGCGCAGCTACCGGGCAGAGTTTTCGCAACGGGTGGTCGCCAAAGGGGGGCGCAAGCCCCAGATTTCGGCCGGTACCCTGGCCATTCTTCGGCCGGGAAAGTTGCGCTGGGAGGTTCTGCGGCCCTATCCGCAATTGGTGGTCGGCGACGGCGAGCGGTTCTGGATTTACGATCCCGAGTTGAGGCAAGTCACGGTGCGAAAGGCAGGTGAAGCCATCGGCAGTTCGCCTGCGGCCCTGCTCTCGGGCAGCGAGGACTTGCGCAAGAATTTTGCGCTTGCGGAAGCCGGAGAGGCCGACGGGTTGGAGTGGGCAGAAGCGCGGCCCCGGGCTGCCGATAGCGGCTTCGAGCGCCTGCGCCTAGGGTTTTCCGGCGGAGAATTGAAGGCCATGGAGTTGCACGACCAGTTTGGCCAGGTCACCACCGTCGAATTCACCCGTGTCGAGCGCAACCCCAAGCTTGCTCCTTCGCTTTTCCGCTTCGTTCCGCCTTCCGGGGCCGACGTGGTCGGCGAGTGAGGCGTTGCCCGAATGTACTGGCGGGTTCCCGGTGCGCCTGCCTGCTGGGCGATGGCGGGGCACCGTAGCGATGCAGGCTGGTGGGCGCTCGGGTACGAAGTGAGCGGGCTATCGGGGTTCCTGGGTTGAGGCGCTGGGCCGGGATCCGCCGCTTTCTCCCGGTGGTCGCATTCTTCGCCGGTGTGGTGGGCGATGCCCTGACACTCGGTGTTCGGGTCCGCAGTCTCGATTTCTGGCGCCTCGGGGCTTTGCTCGCCCTTGCCGCCTTCCTGATCGTGCTGCTTGCCCGCCGGGAACACCGGGGGGCACTGCCGCCTCCCGAGGGGGCAGGCTGGCGGGAACGTCTGCCCCGCTTGGCCTGGGATGCTCCCTATCTGGGCCTGCAGTTTTGTGTGGGAGGACTGTATTCAGCCCTCTTCATCCTCTATTCCAAGAGTTCCGGACATTTCGCCGCCTGGCTGGTGACCGGGTTGCTGGCGTTTCTTCTGGTGGCCAACGAATTTTGGGGTCGTGCCTATGGGGGGCGATTTACCCTGATCTGGGGACTGTTTGCCTTCTGCGCCATGCTGCTCATGAACTTCGCGCTGCCCTTTGCAGCCGGGAGCCTGGATCCCCGCTGGTTCTATCTCTCCACGGCTCTGGGGCTGGGTCTGGCCCATGGGCTGCGCCTCGCCTCCCCAGGCCGTCCCGGTCGCATCCTGCCGGCCTGGGTCGCGGCGGGGGCTCTGATCCTGG
It includes:
- a CDS encoding cupredoxin domain-containing protein, with the translated sequence MKHALLSVLLGAFVVSTAALADDMPTFLLVMKDGRLFPASLEVPANTKFRLEIRNEGPGATEFESLELRKETVLAPGVTRKLVFAPMKPGSYKFFDEFHPETAQGRIVAR
- a CDS encoding carbohydrate porin, with the translated sequence MRLVTLTAALVAAGLAAPALAAPDAALLEKLVARLDKLEARNAELEKEVKSLKAENEKVAQGLDSDRISQYEPEITARLKAVEKDALDMKKASKIAEKFDGIQVGAALTTVAQHASGLPKGTTDGGSQLNYRADVTVELPLEPIGDIDQKVFAHVRIGQGQGLNVAFGNLGHFASAPNSVAFRASGANPDDSVAILGQAWYQAAIPLPFGGFRPYSRETLELTFGKIDIFGFFDQNEAAGDESVQFLNSAFVHNPLLDAGGEVAVDANGFQPGFIASYVNVRDGAEPWRLSLGVFGAGERGASYQKSLARPLLIAQAEKKVRSFGGLAGNYRAYAWTRSKADDVDGNTAKHSGVGISIDQQVGDGIKLFGRYGQLVDGELPFKKALALGAEVSGNYWGRGGDAIGFGGSWLKASSAYQKLGGSGDIDGDGVADFTFTPSGAEKVAEVYYRYRISPQFEISPDFQWIGRPGANPDAKSVKVLGLRATIAY
- a CDS encoding iron transporter gives rise to the protein MLSLRKTISGLALSATLATPALALEYPIGVPQQKAGMEIAAVYLQPVEMEPEGMMKKVSESDIHIEADIHALANNPNGFEEGAWIPYLLVKYEVSKIGGDYKVAGDFMPMVANDGPHYGENIKLAGPGKYKVKYTILPPSENKHAHFGRHTDRATGVRPWFKPFEVEYEFTYVGIGKKGGY
- a CDS encoding biopolymer transporter ExbD, whose translation is MAMGHLTPGANTAPMTEINTTPLVDVMLVLLIIFIITAPLMTHSVKVDLPRASSTPTPEKPMTLQVFIDADNRVFVGSEAVDAADLEARFRDAVASDANAELHLKADRATRYERVAETMSAARRAGLGKIGFVTQPGEDRK
- a CDS encoding MotA/TolQ/ExbB proton channel family protein encodes the protein MQENSFGLAHLWASGDAVSHTVAVILVLMSVASWYLILAKAWDWWRLRRSARNVAGFWSATRVAEGIERLRAGGADSPYAQLAVQANCCNNDCESAVGRLASRFDPAEQMERALRQQLSCTQAEMENGLTLLATTGATAPFVGLFGTVWGIYHALVAIGLSGQAALEKVAGPVGEALIMTAAGLGVALPAVFAYNAFTRSNRVLLTDLDAFAHDLHAFFTVGKPFAANSAQIHPMRARAAAEAA
- a CDS encoding TonB family protein; amino-acid sequence: MSYALSHPSPLRRSGLLATVVGAHVALLLLVAAARTIAPQIMELPLVVDLLQPVEQPVQPKPLPVVAPKPVPLKIQPKKIAPILETTTSEAPAPTAPMVAPTPPALPAPAPAPLQEAIIQPRFDADYLRNPAPPYPPLSRRLGEQGKVVLRVLVSPGGAAETVEIKTSSGSPRLDEAAAGTVRQWRFVPARRGETAVQSWVLVPILFKLEH
- the hemP gene encoding hemin uptake protein HemP translates to MNSQRPPPSLAWASTAVPDSGRSPDPIPSRALFGDHQAVEIEHAGQRYLLRITRENKLILTK
- the ppa gene encoding inorganic diphosphatase; translation: MSLNNVPSGKSLPNDFNVVIEISAHADPIKYEVDKESGAIFVDRFMGTAMHYPCNYGYIPHTIAGDGDPVDVLVVTQFPLPPGVVVRCRPIGMLAMTDEAGADAKLLAVPVDKLTPMYRSVQTHADIPTIVLDQIAHFFAHYKDLEPGKFVKVTGWCGPEEAKKEIMEGVARYNDAKEKPAY